A genomic window from Lycium barbarum isolate Lr01 chromosome 4, ASM1917538v2, whole genome shotgun sequence includes:
- the LOC132637605 gene encoding uncharacterized protein LOC132637605 → MTVEPSTEFVYTVHDRGRRFILNLNSKTCSCNMFQPDEIPCPHAWAVNKKKNLVAHDYCSDLFKPETVLKTYDIPVDPLPDECEWNIPKNILEDVVLPPRYKRLPGRPKKRPTHTRDRLVFMYF, encoded by the exons ATGACG gTAGAACCGTCAACCGAATTCGTGTACACAGTACATGATAGAGGAAGGCGATTCATTCTTAATTTGAATAGCAAAACTTGCAGTTGTAATATGTTTCAACCAGATGAAATCCCCTGCCCGCATGCATGGGCtgtcaataaaaagaaaaatttggtTGCTCATGATTATTGCTCTGATTTGTTCAAACCGGAGACCGTGTTGAAGACATATGATATACCTGTGGATCCTCTACCTGACGAGTGTGAATGGAACATTCCCAAAAACATCTTGGAGGATGTGGTTTTGCCACCAAGATACAAAAGACTGCCTGGTAGGCCAAAGAAGAGGCCTACCCATACAAGAGACCGCCTGGTGTTCATGTATTtttaa